In Malaclemys terrapin pileata isolate rMalTer1 chromosome 22, rMalTer1.hap1, whole genome shotgun sequence, the DNA window TTCACACGGGCCGCGGCCGGGGCCAGATAAAGAGGCAGTTGCGAGCCCGGCGCGGGGGACCCTCGGAGgggagctggagccggagccggagccgagcGCGCCCCGGCAGGTGGGGATGGCGGACGGGGAGGAGAAGCGGCACCTGCTGGAGGAGCCCGGAGACAGGTGAGGGGCGATTTCTCCCCCTTCAGTTACCTCCTCCATGGGGCAattgtattccccccccccttttgagcCTCCTCCCAGTAACAAACCCcagccctcttccttcccccataGCACTGCCCCCTGTatctcccccatcctgcccccatctCTTGCAAGGGATCTCagtgctccccacagcccagctctgcagcttcTGGGCTGGCCTGTCTCCCCCATGCACTGTGGGACCCCAGGGAGAGAGCCCAGCCTGGCTacagcctcctctctcccctttccagGCCACCAGGCCCGGAtctccaaaggtatttaggtgcccaactcccattgatgccCATGGGCATTAGGCACCTAcatagctttgaggatctgggtgcCAGGGCACCTGCTTCTGGCTGGGAGGTAGCTGAACAGTTTCCCTGGCCCTGGAGTCTCTCTGCCCATCTGGGGGTGACACAGAAGGGCCCCCCAGTAATTTGGTCTGGGAGACCAAACCAATACACtgcctccatgtgctgccccttaTTGGGGGGAACTTGGAAATGGGGGCTACAGCTGGAATAACTGTGGTTCCTTTAGAGTGCtaaggggggaagaggagggcttCTAGGGCAGAGATTGAGTGATGGGTGGAagaaggaaggggtggggattTCATGCTTTAGAGCTTCCATTCTTCCCTGGATGGAGGGGTGTTTTCAAGCAGGGGAGACTAGCTAGGCTCGGGCCAGGACTTTCAAGAGTGACTGGTAATTTTGGGGTGCCCAACGTGAGATGGCGCCAAGGGGTCTGGCTTTCAGAGGGTGAATGCTCCAGCACTGTCTGAGAATTGGGCATCTCAAGGTAGGCACCCAAAATTCCTTAGCTTCTCTTGAAAACCTGGGGCACGTttcctttggggtgggggggttggaaggGAAGGGCCTTGGGTACAAAGGggcaacattttaatttcaattggaaatctccttccccctctccccaagtgTCTTAGCCAGCAGCTCCCAAGAGTGGTCAGTAATGGTGACTCTCTGTCATTCAGGTCCTATCTGAGCGTCTCCGAGAAGAACTTTCGCAATTCCATGCTCAAGTACGTTCCAGACATGTCCTCCATTGAGCTGGGCCTCCCGGGGAACCAGCATTGTCATTCCAACCGGGCTGCTGGCAGCCACTATGGTTCCGAAAAGCAGCGGGCTCGAAGGAAACTCTACGTCGCATCCGTGATCTGCCTGGTCTTTATGACCGGAGAAGTCGTAGGTAAGATGCCAAAGTAGCCTATGTTGTATGGCTTCCTTgcctggtaagagccaaggtgcTGGAACAGCTAGATAGGACAAGAGATTCTTCGCTGCCTCCTCCCTAAACTGTTATGTgtggctgttaaacagctgctgtggtcTGCCCTAGAAGTGGTTGCATTTAATTGTTCAAAGAGCTAATCCCTAAAATATAATTGTATATCTGTGTGCGGGCTTGGTCCTGCAAGGTGGGCACTTGATAGGATCAAACCTTAGGGCCTTGATCTTAAGCCCATTGAAATTGGCGGCAAAAACTGCCATGGGGCAAAATTGGGCCCTGGGTTAGAGTGGCTGGGTGAACAGCACGATTGCTGAGGCTGTCCTTCACTAGACTGAAGTACATAGGCTGTCTCAAAGTCACCTTTAGTGTGGGGCCAAGGGGGGGATACAGACAGTCACATCAGCTCATAGCCCCACTGCTGGCACTAGGGTAGGCTCCAGCTACCAGGGGTTCTGCTGGGACAGAAAACCCAGATGAGTATTTTGCAGCAGGCTCCGGTTATTACCGGGAGCCCCTCTGGTCTGGGGAGCCTGCCATCACATGGACTCTGATCTTTTTTCAGGTTTTCCTCGGCACCGGTCGTGTGCCCCATCTGTGAAGGGCATAGGGGCAGCGTTGGTGCTGCTAGGGGCTTCCATCCTTTCACTGACTCATTCTTTCTCCTCCACGACTTCAGGGGGATACCTGGCCCACAGCCTGGCCATCATGACAGACGCAGCTCACCTGCTGACGGACTTCGCCAGCATGATGATCAGTCTGTTTTCTCTGTGGATGGCCTCGCGGCCGGCTACTAAAACCATGAACTTTGGCTGGCACCGAGCAGGTAACTTGCTGAGTGGGTtcccctgcagggcagggtgtGAAGCCCAGGTGCTCAGTGGAAGAACAACACTGGGTGTGGTGACATCGAACAATGCTCCTTTCGGCTGCTGGGGTTATCTGAAAGGAAGGGAGCTTCCTTGGTGTGGGTTTTGCAAAGGCTCTTGAatgcagctgggagggagggacatTTGCAGAGCAGCGGGGGATGGGGAAGATGTCCGGATCCCACACAAGTCCCATCCAGCCAACGCAGGCTAAGAACTGGGATCCAACAGACCCAACCCTGTGGCGCACACACCTGAATGCACGGAAATCCTCTGCAGCTCTACTGCAGTAGCTCCAAGTGCAAGCTGTTTGCTAACTCCGGACTCCCCCGAGCAGGTGAGGCTTGTGATTGTCCCATTTGGCTGCCCCTGTGGATCCACTATTCCAGGATCGTTGGCATCTCTGGCTCTAAGATCATTagtgacccctgtgggaccctacCCCAGCGAACACCCATGCTGAGCCACTGGGTCCTTCTGACAGCAAGTACTTCCCCCTCACGCTGGGTCCAGTTGTAACCAGCCCCGCGCCACTCCTGCTGGAATGGGAtgttccccttcccttctcctgaCCTGGTATTTGGATACAGTAATTCCCTCCCTCCTTTAAGGGCCACCCCTATTAACTTCCATCTGAGGACGACCTGCCCAAGGTAGAGTTTGCTCATCACTTAGCTGCAGTTCTAACCAGGGGAAGGGCTTTGCTGAAACCAAGGACAGCCTCCTGCGAAATGCAGCAGCCAAAAGCCCATGTGCTGGGTAGATTTATTTCAGCCCCACTATCTGCCCAAGGGCGGGGAAACCTCCAACTGCCTTTGTTCGCTACATTCCTATAAAGGCCCTTTAGTGCTGCAGTTGTTAAAGGTCTGTTCGCATTCCCATCGCCAGtctccctttgtctgtctctctgtttGTCATTTGTGAGACACCCAGTCCCCTTTTCCCCTCTCCGTTCCCAGCCATCTCCATGGTGTTTCTCTGCTGTCGTCATCTTGACATCATTCATTTTTTCCTAACATTGAGCTAGTGCTGTGAAAGGTGCTtgcagactgaggcctggtctgtaAATAGGTGTCGTGCCGCTATTATTATTTCAGTTGGGGGAGGCGACGTTTAATTGAAAGAGTTAAATCTGTACCGCTCCTCGCACGTATGTAGCTCTCTTGGGGTAAAGGCCCATTAGGTCGTGTCTAAACTCCAAAGTTGTATTGCTTTAACCGTCCTGGGATGGTTAAAATGGTACCCGCTTAGTATGGATGCAGTTTTACCAGTATATAGGAGCTTATCTAATAAATAGCTCATTTCCATAGGGGaaggtataactgcatccacaccacAGCTGTCCCAGAGTAACTCGGTTTAAAAAATTTTCTGAGTGAAATAAACTGGTACAAAATCTGTGTAGAGCAGACCTTGTTCTTATGCCCCCTCCCTTACAGGTATAAATGAAAGCGGGGTACGCACCTTGATACCAGCgtcactgcatccacactagacgGGGTTGTGTCGCTTTAACGATTCTGGGAGAGTATACTGCCCAGAGAGCTGAATTCAGAGAGGACACGTCAGCTCTATTTCAGTAGTGGGCATGAGGGGAGGGTAAGGTGGTATGATTGACGAGccgaggggctggaggggaagggtggATCAGAAGCAACTAACAATGAGGGTGTGACTTAGAATGGTTAAACTCCTTTAGGACTAGTCCAAATGGACCAGCATAGCTAGAGTGGAAAAATCGTTATTCTGTTAGAGGTATGCCAGtatatttccccatgtagaccagcccttaggggTCAAttctgaaccccccacccccctcccagctccaacCCCTATATGCTTCTCCGGTGGTATATATGAACCATAAAGGAGCTGCAATTTTCCCTGGTGCAGGAGCTGCATAAGGCCAACGGAAGCGGCTCACCACAAACGCCGCTCTcagtccctggggctgggggaatcTGTGCAGCCCTGGGGAGGCGGCCGTGAAGCCGAGAAGTCCCTGCATGAGGCTCCGTGGCTGCTGTCCCCCGTGTGGTGAGGGCTGGGTGTCTGGAGAAGGATTTGCTGTGCGTTTCTTGCTCTCTAACCCTGCGTGGGCCGGGCTTTCTCTGCAGAGATCCTGGGGGCCCTGCTCTCCGTGCTGTCGATCTGGGTGGTGACCGGAGTCTTGGTTTACCTGGCAGTGGAGCGTCTGCTCTCAAACAACTACGAGATCGAAGGGGGCGCCATGCTCATCACCTCCGCCTGCGCTGTGGCAGTGAATATCATGTACGTCCGGCCGGGTCACTGGCTCTCGGCTCCTCTGAGAATGCTCCGGGGCGAGGGGGTGCATGTGCGATGTGCGGGAAGGTTCATTAACTGCTGGTCAAATTCCAAAGGTTAATCCCTCACACTGGAATGTTTCTTCTGGCCAATCTGAAAGGCCCGCCAGTCCAAACAGGCCATTAATCCTGGGATTAGCAGTCTcccggggcccgatcctgctcccattggaagCCCCTAGGAGTCTGGCCGTTGATTTccactgggagcaggggcaggcccTTGGTTGGTAGAATGCCAGAAGGGATTTTGCAAGTGGGTTTGGAAGTGGCCATGCAGGGCTCTgtgctcctcttccttcccccaccactccctggAGCTGGTATCTAAAATCTGAGCCACCAAGGGGGCTGTCTCCTCTGCCTCTACTGGGAACTACCAGACTGGGGTTCTGTTGACCCACGCGGTGGGGCATAGGattgaggatctgagcctccCTCTATGTCAGGGCTCCAGGCTGTCTGTTACCGAGCCAGGGTGATACAGGCCAGAGCAGATGAGTATGTCGCAGTCTGGGTCGGAAGCTGGTAGCGAGAGCGGTGTGGAACCTAGCACCGCCCCCTGCACGGGGAGATGCAGGGAAGGTAGCTTTGTCCCTCTGCGGGCAGGGCTTGTCTCGGTTGGCGCAGAAGGCGTGGGAGGAGGCCGTGGGTTGAGGTGCCTCGCTCGACGACCTCGCTGCTCCGGTTTTCCCTGCAGAATGGGAGTCACTCTTCACCAGTCGGGTCATGGGCACAGCCACCAGGGCCGTACCCACCATGGCCACAGCAAGCAGCGGAACACCAGCGTCCAGGCCGCCTTTATCCATGTGGTCGGGGACCTGCTGCAGAGCGTTGGCGTCCTGGTAGCTGCATACATCATATATTTCAAGGTACGGGCTCTGTTGCTAAGAGTGACTTGGGCGCGGATGGCTGCTAAGTCCCCGCTGCGTGATGTCCGGGGTGTCTTTCGTTTGTTGTGGCACGGGAGTTGGAGCATGACGCGTGCTGTCCCgggtggaggaagggagaggtACTCCTGTGGGAGGAAGGTGTGGTCTGagcacagaactgggagccaggaactcttgCGTTCTTATCTTTGCTCTGCCAGTAATTCCTTCTCTATCCTtgagaaagtcacttaacctctctgccttcGTTTCCCTGAATGCCTTGgccaaggacacagaggaagttCGTGGCAGAACACAGATGATAtatggatttctttttttttaattgcatttcacTTACTTCCcccaccacagaaatgcagccacctctggaatgCCGTGCAGCAGCTGCCTAGCAGCACTCCACAACTACATAGGATAGGAAGTGAGGGATTCTCTGTGAACTTGAACCTTCAGGGGAATGCAGGGATGTACTGTCCAAGTTGGAACTTAGCTGAGACACTAATGCTGATGCCCCAGCTCTGTGCTATAGGACCCTTATTGTCCACACTCGGTCAGGATCTCTGCTTCTCTTCTCATCAGAAAGGAGGCCAGGTGGTCCGGTGACACTATGCTGGGGCATTGGGTCAGCACTCAGGCCAGGTCTAGACTGAATTTTTTTGCCAGCATACTAATGTCACTTAGGGATGTGATTTTATTTGCAACATGATTATACTGCTCAGAGTTTCACATGTACAGTTATGCTGGCAAAAAAGTGGGTAAGAGATCCTGAGACAAGCACTTTTTTGACACTCTAAACTGCGTCTACACGAGGCCAGTTTGCCAGTAGAGCTACACTGGCAAACCCTTTCTGGTGCAGACTTGCTCATACTCAGAGGAAAGAGCGCAACATTTTGAATTACTGGCACCTGGCCGTTCCCTGGAGGCCTCCCATCCAAGCAGTGACCGGGCTGCACCTCTgcttaacttgtgatccactcaGCGGTCACTACACACGGTGCAATTGCAAGAggaaaaatggaattttcattTGGAACGAAACTCAGGAAGGAAACCGTTGAGCATTGTGTAATGAGATTACACGGGCAGTTGTTTGAGTAGGAGGCATTTGTGAGCTTTATATTAAATATACCGAGTAACAGCTTTCCTCCTCCTACCAGCCAGAGTACAAATACGTAGACCCCATCTGTACCTTCCTGTTCTCAATCCTGGTCCTTGGAACGACGCTGACCATCCTCCGGGATGTCGTCCTAGTGCTGATGGAAGGTAAGGAGCTCTACAGAGCAGGGTAGTTAAGTGAACGACTGGTTAACCCATTCCCGTCCTTGTGGTATGTTCTCCCGTGGGTTACAGGGTACCTCCCTTTCCTGCCGATGTGGGGCTCTGACCCTGTGTTCCTCTTGCGGTCTTGAAGGTACCCCGAAAGGGGTGGACTTTAACAACGTGAAGGAGATCTTGCTGTCCATCAATGGTGTGAAAGCCCTTCACAGCCTCCACATCTGGGCCCTGACTGTGTCGCACCCGGTGCTGTCAGTCCATATAGCGATCAGTAAGTATCTGCCCTGCCTGCCcgttagagagacaagatgggtgagggaatatcttttattggaccaactcctgttggtgaaagagacaagccttcgagctcttcttcaggactgtgtcagtgaaagagacaagctttcgagctaacAGGacttggtccaatgaaagatgttACTTCACCCATTTGTCtgcctaatatcctgggaccaacatgtctACAATAACACCACACATGTTTAGGACCTGATAGAAATGCTCCCGGTGCTTCAGTGATATTGGATTGTACCCTTGGTGTAGAGCAGCATGTTCCAAGCAGATGCACATTGGAGGCGTCAAGCGCTCTTGGCAGAAAAGCTGTTGGAAGGGGAGGATCATGGGAGATTCCGCAATGCTTCACTGGCTTCGCCTGGTTTTGCGTccagctcagagctctgcttaGATTCACCCAGATTCACTCATGATCCTTTAGTACAAAattggagcctttttttttttttttttttttggtgacttTGCACAAGTTTCCACCCCAAGAGACCTTCGTGGTTTGGCTGGGTTTTGCGTAGTCTCGCTTAGATAAGAGAATAtgattccctgccccccaaattttacagtttaaggccctgatcctgcaaactgatTGGCCtaggcagcaggggcagctctagcttttttgccgccccaagcacggcaggcaggctgtcttcagcggcatgcctgcgggaggtccccggcctgactgccgccctcgcaggaaCCAGCAGggtgccccctgcggcttgccgccccaggcacgcgcttggagcgctggtgcctggagccgctgctgctAGGCAGACCCGGCTAGTGCACCCCGGCAGGCTCAAAGGCCAAGTCTTTACCCCATTACGTGACCTCTCCGGCCTCCATGCTTCTGTTTGTTCCAGATGAAAACGCCGATGCACAGACCATCCTGAAGGAGGCTAGTTCCCAACTGCAAGGAGCGTTCAATTTCCACACCACCACCATCCAGATCGAGAACTACTCGGAGGACATGAGAGACTGCCGGGAATGCCAGAGCCCCTCCGACTGACCGCCtctccccggggggggagggaaattgaCGACCAACTGTGGACCAACAGTCTTGGGAACGCTGCTACCTCAGAGCGCCTTTGCTGCCGCCCAAAACAAGGACACGCCGTGATCAAGTGCCCGTTTGGAGGCAGCAGGACGCCAATCCCTGGGGCATTGGGATGAGGTGATAGGACTGTGTTCTCTCCTGCACTGTGTTAGAGAGACcgtaacattttcttttctttttttatttcactttcatCCCATCCCGAACAGGGAGCAACCCTTTTAATATTCTGAAAATAAAGCAGATCAAATGACTCTGTCCCTCTGGCTTCATGCTCCGTGTGAGAGGCTCCACTCCTCAGAATGCTCTCGTCTGCTTGGTTTGCCATAGAAGCATCGGGAACCAGGGGGGCCAGTTCACATTTGGGGGCTGGTGCAACTTTAActatgattccaggggctacttaggcacctgagaATTCTTAAGTTTTTTGCAGCTAACAACTTAGAAATTAGCTGGCAGGAGCACTGTATCGAATTCCTGTATAAAGAacgaaaaaatatatatacaaacaccACTTAAAGCcgtattttaaatgtatatgtaAGTTTAGAACAATCAGGCGATAATCCAGCAAGATATTCCCAATCCCAAACCTTGAGTTATCAGTTTTGGAGCCTTAACGCAGGTATCAGAAACACACGTGTATACTTTGTACCCTCTTTAGTAGAGATAAAATCTGCTCACTTTCTGACACAGCCACTGTTATGGCCATTAGCTGCTCTATTTTAGTCAATTGGTTTTCACTCCACTAAAAACACATTTTACTTAATTTTAACTGCACTTTTTAGCCTGGCAGCCCAAGTCCTGTGAGTCCAAATGGGCTGACAAGGGCCAGCCAGCAGCcctttgattgcagtgtagacctaccttaAGCATAGCTAATGATCTCCACCAGAATAAACCCAGGCCCCAGTTGCATTGTGGCTTCCCCCCAAGCCACTCGTCCCTCTCCATTTTCTTTCCCCTAGCAAACTTCCACTTCAAAACAACCAGCAATGAAAAGCCCCCCCAGAAAGCACTGCAAACAGGGGCAGATGTCTGCAATCCGTTGCTGAGAGCaaaagccttccagccccagccctgctgcttcgCCCCAGCTGACAGATGTGCACGCAACCCCCTGCTCCACGTGAGCCGAGCGCATGTGACGCTGCTGCGGGCAGCTGTTGGCTTTCTGACCTTGCCGGGATCTCGAGCAGCCCCATTCCCCCGGAATGAGGAAGACCCCCTTGATTCACGAGCCTCTGCACCCTTCCCCGTTTTTTTGCACCCATCAGCCATTTGCACACGCTACTGGAGAGAGACTCCTAGGGGGCCTTATGCGGGATTGGCAGACTGCCGTGTTTCCTGCAAGAGTCGCTGCCCGGATAAGCAATGGCATCGGTATCCGAACGCTAAGGAAGTGAAACCTGCTGGATGGATGGGAAGTGATTATTATTCAAATGCTGGACACTCACAGACAGAAAAGTAAATTCCCGTTCTTAataaaagaagggggaaaaacgTAATCGCAtatgggcttgggctggaactccAGCCCGAATGGCCACACTGCGATTTCTAGCCCCACAGTCCAAGTCAGTTGCCCTGGGCTCCAGGACTCCATGCCGTGGGGTTTTTATTGCCCTGAGTAGTGGGTGCTGCATTACCCCAATgggccctgcagggggcgctAGACACACCCAGGGCTCTTCCATGGCACAGCTCCATCAGTCTCTTACCCAGAGTGCAGGGGTGAGGATGCTGGTGGTAACGGGCTGCTTTGGGATCAGATTTCATACGTACAACATGGCACTGTGGCAtggatttgaaggccagaagggagcattaggTCATCtcatctggcctcctgtatattGCTGGCTGTAGAATTCCACCCAGCTAGCCCCGTACTTAGCCCAGTAACTCCCGTGCCCAGCTGCAGTCGGGCTGGTGCGTTTGGGTCTCCACGCGGGTGAGGGGGCAGTTTCAGCACTGCCAACCGCAACGGTGCAAACCTCACGAGTCAGGCCCCATTCTGCCTTCCCTGGTGCTTATGCCAATTCCCTCCCCAGACAGTTTTTAACAGCGCACGCTTGTGGATGAAAATTGCCCGTGACCATGCAGAGcagaaaggaggagcggggggactGACTTTGGGATGATGGACGCTTTCAGCACCTCATCTCTACTACGCTGTTTTTGTTAGGCTGAAAACCGAACGTGACTCTGCTGCGAGCttcctcagagcagtgccgcatgaacGCCAGCAACAGCCAGTGAGGTGCATTGCAGCCAGTGGGAGGAAGGGCATGAACAGCACAGTGGGTTGGATGTCTCCGGTCAGGCGCTTGCAACAAGATCCATCAGGTCAGTTCCTTGCTGCCCAAGTGACAGATTGTTTTAGTGCAAGCAGGGCATTGACATTGTtggagttatgggtcctcagcacctcctAGAGGGAGCTAAGCCCCCATAGGGAGAGGGAGCCTGTGCCCATAGGCGTGTTTTATGGGCGCCGAGGCCTGCTCCCTGGCACGAATGATTGTCCCAAGATTATTTACTGTGCTGCTCGTTCGGGGTTATTTATGCAGCCACGGTGAAGGGATATTTATGACACAGAGGGTATGAGCCGCTCGGTTTATGAAATAATCGCTCCCAACGGGCTTGGCTTCCCGTTGTTTATAGACTCCTCGGAGCGTTTTTACGGCTCTCTCGGGCGACTGGTGGAGCTGTCATTTTTCAAAGCAGCGATGGCAAGGAGAGCCCTGGCCTTAATGACTCTGCTAGAGAAACCGCTTTCACCtcgtagggcctgatcctcagctgcagGAAATCAGCAGAGGGCCTAGCTGGCGTAAATCACCCTAGCAGCCCTGCAGTCCGTGGCGCTCGATCTGTTTACACCTGCTGAAACTCTGGTCCTCTGGCTTTAGGAATCTCCATTCATGGCTTACGCTCAGGCTGACCTCAGAGGGTTTTAATATGTGGGTGAGTCAAATGGGTCAGTGTCAGATGTGGATTTTGAGCAGCCCTCCCCAGCTAAGAAGATTGGGCTTGGTTAGGAGATTTAAAAACAAGTGCACTT includes these proteins:
- the SLC30A2 gene encoding proton-coupled zinc antiporter SLC30A2, which encodes MADGEEKRHLLEEPGDRSYLSVSEKNFRNSMLKYVPDMSSIELGLPGNQHCHSNRAAGSHYGSEKQRARRKLYVASVICLVFMTGEVVGGYLAHSLAIMTDAAHLLTDFASMMISLFSLWMASRPATKTMNFGWHRAEILGALLSVLSIWVVTGVLVYLAVERLLSNNYEIEGGAMLITSACAVAVNIIMGVTLHQSGHGHSHQGRTHHGHSKQRNTSVQAAFIHVVGDLLQSVGVLVAAYIIYFKPEYKYVDPICTFLFSILVLGTTLTILRDVVLVLMEGTPKGVDFNNVKEILLSINGVKALHSLHIWALTVSHPVLSVHIAINENADAQTILKEASSQLQGAFNFHTTTIQIENYSEDMRDCRECQSPSD